The Candidatus Dependentiae bacterium genome includes a window with the following:
- a CDS encoding pentapeptide repeat-containing protein, with product MNFKLVKKFLSFTLLISFGQFCFALEKDVKTDMDANIDQSKLIEDLKKIDRNGMTDYYSLAISTGLRLFSQIEKAEGLETFYYKGTEPHEIVDFISETGEINYITPIISDDIDIKFIDFSGAQLKDELIFRSHDQARNVFGNKIAGDLFEKDVRFKKITTTNNILFDGVRFTKPVSFAGSIFKSGTFRKKTITFENVEFESDLDFSNVNIYSGVTLILKNVYIKGKLKFDGMIVENGGRIILDSVNSKQRQTAVELSPIGIDHEKYIEIKNSNVIFTSGAVSFQAFVDGFEDYKKAKTKENIKKFLLSYLKINKEKNKKGVWFLKDSKYELSKEKRTIPFKGVLTPQDFADTAVYYFDGAIINNTISFEPNGKNKIFNWPMYFRDITLTTNMIFENIIFKSTVNFSGCEFKKGAFFEKKIIFRNVIFEGNLDLSNIKLEDGTSVVLDNVVFKGNLITNNMKTSSKIFKI from the coding sequence ATGAATTTTAAATTAGTAAAAAAATTTCTAAGTTTTACTTTATTAATATCTTTTGGACAGTTTTGCTTTGCACTAGAAAAAGATGTAAAAACAGATATGGATGCGAATATTGATCAATCTAAATTAATAGAAGATCTTAAAAAAATTGACAGAAATGGCATGACGGATTATTATTCGCTCGCTATTTCTACCGGATTACGCTTGTTCAGTCAAATAGAAAAAGCAGAGGGTTTAGAAACGTTCTATTATAAAGGTACTGAACCTCATGAAATAGTTGATTTTATATCTGAAACCGGCGAAATAAATTATATTACTCCAATTATAAGTGATGATATAGATATAAAATTTATAGATTTTAGTGGTGCACAATTAAAAGATGAACTTATTTTTAGATCTCATGATCAAGCGCGAAACGTATTTGGAAATAAAATAGCGGGAGATCTTTTTGAAAAAGATGTAAGATTTAAAAAAATTACAACAACAAATAATATTTTGTTTGATGGTGTTAGATTTACAAAGCCGGTTTCTTTTGCCGGTAGCATATTTAAATCCGGAACATTTAGAAAAAAGACCATTACATTTGAAAATGTAGAATTTGAAAGCGATTTGGATTTTTCAAATGTTAATATTTACAGCGGTGTTACATTAATTTTGAAAAATGTTTATATAAAAGGTAAGTTAAAGTTTGATGGAATGATTGTTGAAAATGGCGGACGCATTATTCTTGATAGTGTAAATAGCAAACAGCGTCAAACTGCTGTTGAACTTTCACCAATTGGAATAGATCATGAAAAATATATTGAAATAAAAAATAGTAATGTAATATTTACATCTGGGGCAGTATCTTTTCAGGCTTTTGTAGATGGTTTTGAAGATTATAAAAAAGCTAAAACTAAAGAAAATATTAAAAAATTCTTGTTATCATACTTAAAAATTAATAAAGAAAAAAATAAAAAAGGTGTTTGGTTTTTAAAAGATTCTAAATATGAATTAAGTAAAGAAAAAAGAACTATCCCATTTAAAGGTGTTTTGACTCCTCAAGATTTTGCAGACACAGCTGTTTACTATTTTGATGGTGCAATAATAAATAATACAATTAGTTTTGAACCGAATGGAAAAAATAAAATTTTTAATTGGCCAATGTATTTTAGAGATATAACATTGACTACAAATATGATTTTTGAAAATATTATATTTAAAAGCACGGTTAATTTTTCCGGATGTGAATTTAAAAAGGGTGCTTTTTTTGAAAAAAAGATAATTTTTAGAAATGTTATATTTGAAGGAAATTTAGATTTATCTAATATAAAATTGGAAGACGGAACTTCTGTTGTTTTAGATAATGTTGTTTTTAAAGGTAATTTGATTACAAATAATATGAAGACATCTTCAAAAATATTTAAAATTTAA
- a CDS encoding potassium transporter KtrB produces the protein MPEIKISKISPGRILLVSLLFVIFTGAILLALPMSRIVDMSFVDVFFTAVTSTCVTGLLTVPMSYFSFFGQCVILALIQIGGLGLMTLSIFMVSLVLNLSFTTKIFAGQILDFEFWGKIKNFLKMIIGFTIIIEAIGAFLLYISFSKILPSDKAIFYAIFHSVSAFCNTGISLFEPGMFCVKQHWLTLSTMATLILFGGVGFIVWYEFGNNIIISIKNWWREEPKKMVTSLHTKVVLFMSSILVFSGTVLFYFLERTNSLKDFGLFDQIINAFFMSVATRTAGFDPICIGRLGLPIIFIFLILMFIGASPSSTGGGIKVTTFTIFLATIIATVRNKDSVEIFGRNIPSEQIFKTSVIFSLSLTLVCFSTFLMLITDPQFSVIQIMFEVVSAFATVGFSTGITPFLSISGKLILSVLMIIGRLGALTLVLALRKTQEKQLYKYPDERVLLG, from the coding sequence ATGCCGGAAATAAAAATATCCAAAATATCACCGGGCAGAATTTTGCTCGTCTCTTTATTATTTGTGATTTTTACAGGTGCAATTTTGCTTGCGCTACCAATGTCTAGAATTGTGGATATGTCATTTGTAGATGTTTTTTTTACTGCCGTAACTTCTACATGTGTAACTGGACTTTTAACAGTTCCAATGTCCTATTTTTCATTCTTTGGTCAGTGTGTAATTTTGGCATTGATTCAAATTGGTGGTCTTGGACTTATGACCTTATCCATTTTCATGGTTTCACTTGTTCTAAATTTAAGTTTTACGACAAAAATTTTTGCGGGACAAATTTTGGATTTTGAATTTTGGGGTAAAATTAAGAATTTTTTAAAAATGATAATAGGATTTACAATTATCATTGAAGCCATTGGCGCATTTTTATTATATATTTCGTTTAGTAAAATTTTACCATCGGATAAAGCTATTTTTTATGCCATATTTCATTCGGTTTCTGCATTTTGTAATACAGGAATTTCACTTTTTGAACCCGGAATGTTTTGTGTTAAACAACATTGGTTAACGCTTTCAACAATGGCAACATTGATATTATTTGGAGGTGTAGGTTTTATAGTTTGGTACGAATTTGGCAACAATATAATTATATCAATCAAAAATTGGTGGCGTGAAGAACCTAAAAAAATGGTCACATCTTTGCATACAAAAGTTGTTTTATTCATGTCTTCAATTTTAGTTTTTAGTGGAACTGTATTATTTTATTTTCTTGAAAGAACAAATAGTTTAAAAGATTTTGGTTTATTTGATCAAATAATTAATGCATTTTTTATGTCTGTTGCAACGCGTACTGCAGGGTTTGATCCTATTTGCATAGGAAGACTTGGATTACCTATAATTTTTATATTTTTAATTTTGATGTTTATCGGTGCTAGTCCATCTTCCACAGGTGGCGGTATAAAAGTTACAACGTTTACAATTTTTTTGGCAACAATTATTGCAACTGTTAGAAATAAAGACAGTGTGGAAATTTTTGGAAGAAATATTCCATCGGAGCAAATTTTTAAAACATCGGTAATATTTTCTTTATCTTTAACATTGGTTTGTTTTTCAACATTTTTAATGCTTATTACGGATCCGCAGTTTAGTGTTATACAGATTATGTTTGAAGTTGTTTCTGCATTTGCTACTGTTGGATTTTCAACAGGTATTACTCCATTTTTATCCATATCGGGTAAATTAATTTTATCTGTTTTAATGATTATTGGTCGCCTTGGTGCATTAACCTTGGTTTTAGCATTGAGAAAAACACAAGAAAAACAACTTTATAAATACCCTGATGAACGAGTACTTTTGGGATAA
- the galE gene encoding UDP-glucose 4-epimerase GalE, protein MKKTVLILGGAGYIGSHTAYLMHQNGYQVVIIDKLLHNQKFEHSWAELIVGDFSDQNLLDSVFTKYKIDAVMHFAALIEVGISVLKPAEFYQNNVVNTLNFLNSMLKYNVNKIIFSSSCAIYGNPVKIPMDENHIFNPISPYGKNKLAVEFILRDYANAYNLKYVSLRYFNAAGADYKNDLGEIHNPETHIIPLILKAIKNNKIFKVFGTNYKTADGTCIRDYIHVQDLAKAHLLSLKYLEAGNDSDVFNLGSGTGFSVREIINTVEKVVGAKLNIEYVDRRPGDVDILIADNKKIKSVLDMEFEHSNIENIIKTANSFHAKFNLV, encoded by the coding sequence ATGAAAAAAACTGTTTTGATTCTTGGCGGTGCGGGGTATATAGGTAGTCATACTGCATACTTAATGCATCAAAATGGGTATCAAGTAGTTATTATTGATAAGTTATTGCACAACCAAAAATTTGAGCACTCTTGGGCTGAATTGATAGTTGGAGATTTTTCAGACCAAAATTTGCTTGATTCTGTTTTTACAAAATATAAAATTGATGCAGTTATGCATTTTGCAGCACTTATTGAAGTTGGAATTTCTGTTTTAAAACCTGCCGAATTTTATCAAAACAATGTTGTAAACACACTTAATTTTTTAAACAGCATGTTAAAATATAACGTAAATAAAATTATATTTTCTTCTTCATGTGCCATCTATGGAAATCCGGTAAAAATTCCAATGGATGAAAATCATATATTTAATCCAATAAGTCCATACGGTAAAAATAAACTTGCAGTAGAATTTATACTGCGTGATTATGCAAATGCATATAATTTAAAATATGTTTCGCTTCGCTATTTTAATGCAGCCGGAGCTGATTATAAAAACGACTTGGGCGAAATACACAATCCTGAAACTCACATAATTCCACTAATATTGAAAGCAATTAAAAATAATAAAATATTTAAAGTTTTTGGAACGAATTATAAAACAGCTGACGGTACTTGTATAAGAGATTATATTCATGTTCAAGACTTGGCAAAAGCACATCTTCTTTCGTTAAAATATCTTGAGGCCGGAAATGATTCAGATGTTTTTAATTTAGGCTCCGGAACAGGTTTTTCCGTTCGTGAAATTATTAATACTGTTGAAAAAGTTGTTGGTGCAAAATTAAATATCGAATATGTTGATCGCAGACCGGGTGATGTTGACATTTTAATTGCAGATAATAAAAAGATTAAATCTGTTTTGGATATGGAGTTTGAGCATTCCAATATTGAAAATATAATAAAAACTGCAAATTCTTTTCATGCGAAATTTAATTTAGTATAG
- the hisS gene encoding histidine--tRNA ligase, producing the protein MINKVRGTQDLLDLTLQNFILDQLKKHAQIYNFSQIETPILEHTKLFVHSLGEQTDVVSKEMYVFPAENDEDSICLRPEATASTIRAYFENNVEEKPYKVFSFGPMFRRERPQKGRWRQFDQLNFEVINTESISQDVQFIKMLNSYFSTTLKLEKYILKLNFLGCLEDRKQHKEALKNYLNSVDSQICDTCKVRKETNILRIFDCKNESCQNAYIKAPKLTDHLCESCSSQWNDIKEKLQILSINFVVDPTLVRGLDYYNKIVFEFASTELGAQNAFCGGGRYSLGREVGAKNDFQSVGAAIGLGRLLLLVENNKHKLNIPENQPLYLILPMEKEQHNLALLLADELQSNKFCVDVLFEGNIKNMMKKANKIGAKKVLIIGQDEQDTNTVTIKNMLTGESIKVKQGDVIKSL; encoded by the coding sequence ATGATAAATAAAGTTAGAGGCACACAAGATTTATTGGATTTAACTTTACAAAATTTTATTTTGGATCAGCTAAAAAAACATGCTCAAATCTATAATTTTTCACAAATAGAAACACCAATACTTGAACATACAAAATTATTTGTACATTCACTTGGCGAGCAAACCGATGTGGTATCAAAGGAAATGTATGTATTTCCTGCAGAAAATGATGAAGACAGTATCTGCTTAAGACCCGAAGCAACCGCCAGTACAATAAGAGCCTATTTTGAAAATAATGTTGAAGAAAAGCCATATAAAGTATTTAGCTTTGGCCCAATGTTCAGGAGAGAACGCCCCCAAAAGGGCCGTTGGCGCCAATTTGACCAATTAAATTTTGAAGTAATTAACACCGAATCAATTTCTCAAGATGTGCAATTTATAAAAATGCTTAACTCATATTTTTCTACAACATTAAAACTGGAAAAATATATTTTAAAATTAAATTTTCTTGGATGCCTGGAAGATAGGAAACAACACAAAGAAGCCCTTAAAAATTATTTGAATTCCGTAGATTCTCAGATTTGCGATACATGCAAAGTTAGAAAAGAAACAAATATTTTACGTATATTTGATTGCAAAAATGAAAGCTGTCAAAACGCATATATAAAAGCGCCAAAGCTTACGGACCATCTTTGTGAAAGTTGTTCATCGCAATGGAACGATATAAAAGAAAAATTACAAATATTATCTATAAATTTTGTAGTAGATCCAACGCTTGTTCGTGGCCTTGATTATTACAATAAAATTGTGTTTGAATTTGCATCAACCGAATTGGGTGCTCAAAACGCATTTTGCGGCGGCGGCAGATATTCTTTAGGCCGTGAAGTTGGTGCAAAAAATGACTTTCAGTCGGTTGGAGCGGCAATTGGACTTGGCCGACTTTTACTGCTGGTCGAAAATAATAAACATAAATTAAATATTCCGGAAAATCAGCCACTCTATTTAATTTTACCCATGGAAAAAGAGCAACATAATTTAGCACTTTTACTTGCTGACGAATTACAATCAAATAAATTTTGTGTCGACGTTTTATTTGAGGGTAATATAAAAAACATGATGAAAAAGGCTAATAAAATTGGTGCCAAAAAAGTTTTAATTATTGGGCAAGATGAGCAGGACACGAATACTGTCACAATTAAAAATATGCTTACAGGCGAAAGCATTAAAGTAAAACAAGGCGACGTTATTAAAAGCTTATAG
- a CDS encoding phosphatidate cytidylyltransferase, translating into MSLLKNENFKRFASGLILGFCFFGSYVHSLLLFVFILFAILFIMLFFELPTLINLPLRSFKFWLVAFLYPILPIFTLIYLTIKYRSTDFIFPLYPFIVSWVADTGAYLLGKMLGKHKICPTISPGKSWEGLFGGFISVFIFNIFILPGIKSFPFVLYLNSFLAIFLFSLLITVVAFLGDIFESKLKRRVNIKDSGILLPGHGGLFDRFDSVLFVAVFLLLIIWVNKITL; encoded by the coding sequence ATGAGCTTATTAAAAAATGAAAATTTCAAAAGATTTGCAAGTGGGCTAATTTTAGGGTTTTGTTTTTTTGGTTCTTATGTTCATTCGTTACTATTATTTGTATTTATCTTATTTGCAATACTATTTATCATGTTATTTTTTGAACTTCCAACTCTTATAAATTTACCATTAAGAAGTTTCAAATTTTGGCTTGTAGCTTTTTTATATCCAATATTGCCAATTTTTACTCTTATATATTTGACCATAAAATATAGAAGTACCGATTTTATTTTTCCACTTTATCCATTTATAGTTTCTTGGGTGGCAGATACAGGAGCATATCTTTTAGGTAAAATGCTTGGAAAACATAAAATTTGTCCAACAATAAGTCCTGGTAAATCTTGGGAAGGTTTATTCGGTGGCTTTATATCGGTATTTATTTTTAATATTTTTATTTTACCCGGAATTAAAAGCTTTCCGTTTGTTTTATATTTAAATTCGTTTCTAGCTATTTTTCTGTTTTCTTTGTTAATTACGGTTGTTGCATTTCTTGGCGATATTTTTGAATCAAAGCTTAAGCGACGTGTAAATATAAAAGACTCCGGAATTTTATTACCGGGGCACGGGGGGCTTTTTGATAGATTTGATTCAGTTTTGTTTGTAGCGGTTTTTTTGTTACTTATAATCTGGGTAAATAAAATTACGCTATAA
- the truA gene encoding tRNA pseudouridine(38-40) synthase TruA translates to MPVYKITIAYDGTDFCGWQHQPGDLTIQSVLKKTFEHAFLVPVDILGASRTDSGVHAIGAVARVKTDLVLDPQILMESWNRLLPKSILIRNIKVADNNFHPFYNVSHKTYYYQLFLKRPLPFISRFGWYYNFIDHVNIQKFQAALNLYIGKHDFASFCKQDKSDNRSTIRTIDKIVVRKIKKLNILRIEITGKSFLRYQIRRMIGYALDLARQDHLSLSYLEGLLKNPDHKQILLKADACGLILRRVVYKDELIKK, encoded by the coding sequence ATGCCTGTTTATAAAATTACAATAGCTTATGACGGAACTGATTTTTGCGGTTGGCAGCATCAACCCGGTGATTTAACCATTCAATCGGTTTTAAAAAAAACCTTTGAGCATGCGTTTTTGGTTCCGGTAGATATTCTTGGCGCATCCAGAACCGATTCCGGAGTTCATGCCATCGGTGCAGTTGCCAGGGTAAAAACAGATTTGGTTTTAGACCCCCAGATTTTAATGGAAAGTTGGAACAGACTGTTGCCTAAATCCATTTTAATAAGAAATATAAAAGTTGCTGACAATAATTTTCATCCTTTTTATAATGTTTCACATAAAACTTATTATTATCAACTGTTTTTAAAGCGCCCGTTACCATTTATTTCAAGATTTGGTTGGTACTATAATTTTATAGATCATGTTAATATTCAAAAATTTCAGGCTGCACTTAATTTGTATATTGGTAAGCATGATTTTGCTTCTTTTTGTAAACAGGATAAGAGTGACAATAGATCTACAATTAGAACGATTGATAAAATTGTTGTTAGAAAAATTAAAAAATTAAATATTTTAAGAATAGAAATTACAGGTAAATCTTTTTTACGCTATCAAATAAGAAGAATGATAGGTTATGCATTAGATCTTGCAAGACAAGACCACTTATCGTTATCATATCTTGAAGGGTTATTAAAAAATCCCGATCATAAACAAATATTATTAAAGGCAGATGCCTGTGGCTTAATTTTAAGAAGGGTAGTGTATAAAGATGAGCTTATTAAAAAATGA
- a CDS encoding glycosyltransferase has product MKILHVITSLKIGGAESALANFLSATINDGNIHYVVYFYSGPNREKIENLGIKTFQIDGLFSKYDIFAYLKLKKIIKKISPDLIHSSLWLANFYSKFIASSLKIPIICDLHSNFLHDGRIRIFLEKLNLLKADKYVAVSNNVKNGFLKCFESQAEKLNEKITVIENGIDINLIKSKSQNIDKSFLGFNSSDFVFGAVGRLETVKSYDVLIRAFASLKKDIKNTKLCFVGSGSQEFFLKELVNSLGLSKKIIFMGNQTNPYGFYKIFDCFVISSKSEGLSIALLEAMAFGLPIISTKYSDRHDLLENNINGLLVEPGNLLALKDAMQKIYEDKGLRVLMGKNNIELIEKRYSIEHVVNSYNKSYCNLFFSSL; this is encoded by the coding sequence ATGAAAATATTGCATGTTATAACTAGTTTAAAAATTGGCGGGGCCGAATCGGCGCTCGCCAATTTTTTATCTGCTACAATAAATGATGGAAACATACATTATGTTGTATATTTTTATTCAGGTCCCAACAGGGAAAAAATAGAAAATTTAGGCATAAAAACTTTTCAAATAGATGGGCTTTTTAGTAAATATGATATTTTCGCATATTTAAAACTTAAAAAAATTATAAAAAAAATATCCCCGGATTTAATACATTCTTCTTTATGGTTGGCAAACTTTTATTCAAAATTTATAGCATCTTCTCTTAAAATTCCAATAATTTGCGATTTGCACAGTAATTTTTTGCATGATGGAAGAATAAGAATATTTTTAGAAAAATTAAATTTATTAAAAGCAGATAAATATGTTGCTGTTTCCAATAATGTAAAAAATGGTTTTTTAAAATGCTTTGAATCACAGGCTGAAAAGTTAAATGAAAAAATTACAGTTATCGAAAATGGTATAGATATAAATTTAATTAAATCCAAATCTCAAAATATAGATAAAAGTTTCTTGGGTTTTAATTCAAGTGATTTTGTTTTCGGTGCCGTTGGCCGCTTGGAGACTGTTAAATCTTACGATGTTCTAATTAGAGCTTTTGCTTCATTAAAAAAAGATATAAAAAATACAAAGCTATGTTTTGTTGGTTCAGGTTCACAAGAATTTTTTTTAAAAGAGCTTGTAAATTCGTTGGGGTTAAGTAAAAAAATTATATTTATGGGAAATCAGACTAATCCCTATGGCTTTTATAAAATTTTTGATTGTTTTGTTATTTCGTCTAAAAGTGAAGGGCTCTCGATTGCTTTGTTGGAAGCTATGGCTTTTGGTTTGCCAATTATTAGTACAAAATATTCAGATAGACATGATCTGCTTGAAAATAATATTAATGGATTACTTGTCGAACCCGGAAATTTATTGGCCCTAAAAGATGCTATGCAAAAAATTTATGAAGATAAAGGGCTAAGAGTTTTAATGGGTAAAAATAATATTGAGTTAATAGAAAAGCGATATTCTATTGAACATGTAGTAAATTCTTATAATAAATCATATTGCAATTTATTTTTTAGTAGTTTATAA
- the rpoD gene encoding RNA polymerase sigma factor RpoD, which translates to MKKNKNKLDKKNSKKIVKKAVTKKIVTKKHVAKKLESKNKKVLLKRGHSLKNSKVTVKKSVIKKEEKPKILGKFVKKIKQSVGKMLKPEKKIEPKVVKKEIKLEKKPEIKKELNKEVKPKIEIVKPELQKIKKDKKVESKKVVKIEKKEKSYALSEINNKIQVLIEKGKRIGVLSIEEVVAFARKYKLKEEDVSELFHIFEKENIDLLSKEELAAQAEDLGNFSKEEQSSFKDKSVDIKSSLEQVSISSEPYAEKEVESLKVFSEASQLNDPVKLYLKEIGKIPLLNKATEKVIADTIADSKIKSIDTIARFPFVVKDLLALEERLQKDPAILKDLIQFSDFGEDNSPKFEEEKIKFLKSLGELKSLVLQEESIYRSYRGKLDNETNKQEMLLKVEKNKQSRIDTIKTIKVANKLIYKFGKKIEKIVSKIREREDEIKVVEEKLVFYKNIKKPTEQDLKLIEEMENQVRMATKLIKKAEGEAGIPLDKINTYYTQFVIAQRKDKEAKDDLARANLRLVVNIAKKYINRGLHFLDLIQEGNIGLLKAVEKFEFERGFKFSTYATWWIRQAITRAIADQSRTIRVPVHMVETLSKINKITRTYMQNQGREPSYAELSKELNLDEKKIKNIIKISKEPISLETPVGDSDDIYLKDFIEDENEYTPMDAVVNDDLKEKVREVLKSLTPREEKVLKMRFGIDVASEHTLEEVGKDFSVTRERIRQIEVKALRKLRHPSRSKRLQSFFDKEYDMSGSDGIE; encoded by the coding sequence ATGAAAAAAAATAAAAATAAATTAGATAAGAAAAATTCAAAAAAAATTGTTAAAAAAGCTGTTACAAAAAAAATAGTTACAAAAAAACATGTAGCTAAAAAATTGGAGTCTAAAAACAAAAAAGTTTTATTAAAAAGGGGGCATAGTTTGAAAAACAGTAAAGTGACGGTAAAAAAAAGTGTAATAAAAAAAGAAGAAAAACCTAAAATTTTGGGAAAATTTGTAAAAAAAATAAAACAGAGCGTTGGCAAAATGCTTAAGCCTGAAAAGAAGATTGAGCCAAAAGTTGTAAAAAAAGAAATTAAACTTGAAAAAAAGCCTGAGATAAAAAAAGAATTAAATAAAGAAGTTAAGCCAAAGATAGAAATAGTAAAACCGGAATTACAAAAAATAAAAAAAGATAAAAAAGTTGAATCTAAAAAAGTTGTAAAAATTGAGAAAAAAGAAAAATCATATGCATTAAGTGAAATAAACAATAAGATTCAAGTGCTAATTGAAAAAGGTAAGAGAATTGGTGTTTTGAGTATCGAAGAAGTTGTTGCTTTTGCTAGAAAATATAAATTAAAAGAAGAAGACGTTTCTGAATTATTTCATATTTTTGAAAAAGAAAATATTGATTTGCTTTCAAAAGAAGAACTTGCTGCACAAGCTGAAGATCTTGGTAATTTTTCAAAAGAAGAGCAGTCGTCATTTAAAGATAAATCAGTTGATATAAAAAGTTCTCTAGAGCAAGTTTCAATATCTTCAGAACCATATGCTGAAAAAGAGGTTGAAAGCTTAAAAGTTTTTTCAGAAGCATCTCAATTGAATGATCCTGTTAAATTATATTTAAAAGAAATTGGAAAAATTCCACTTTTGAATAAAGCAACTGAAAAAGTTATTGCCGATACAATTGCGGATAGTAAAATAAAATCTATCGATACAATAGCCAGATTTCCGTTTGTTGTAAAAGATCTTTTGGCATTGGAAGAAAGATTACAAAAAGATCCTGCAATATTAAAAGACCTTATTCAATTTTCAGATTTTGGTGAAGATAATTCTCCAAAGTTTGAAGAAGAAAAAATTAAATTTTTAAAAAGTCTTGGCGAATTAAAATCACTTGTTTTACAGGAAGAGTCTATTTATAGATCTTATCGTGGTAAACTTGACAATGAAACCAATAAACAAGAGATGCTTTTAAAAGTTGAAAAAAATAAGCAGTCAAGAATTGATACTATAAAAACTATAAAAGTTGCCAATAAGCTTATTTATAAATTTGGCAAAAAAATAGAAAAAATTGTATCAAAAATTAGAGAACGTGAAGACGAGATAAAAGTTGTTGAAGAAAAATTAGTATTTTATAAAAATATTAAAAAGCCTACAGAGCAAGATTTAAAGTTAATTGAAGAGATGGAAAATCAGGTGCGTATGGCAACAAAGCTTATTAAAAAAGCTGAAGGCGAAGCCGGAATTCCATTGGATAAAATTAATACATATTATACTCAATTTGTTATTGCACAAAGAAAAGATAAAGAAGCAAAAGATGATTTGGCAAGAGCGAACTTGCGTCTTGTTGTTAATATTGCAAAAAAATATATTAACCGGGGATTACACTTTTTGGATTTGATTCAAGAAGGTAATATTGGATTGTTAAAAGCTGTTGAAAAGTTTGAATTTGAAAGAGGATTTAAGTTTTCAACATATGCAACTTGGTGGATTCGTCAGGCTATTACAAGAGCCATAGCAGATCAATCAAGAACAATTAGAGTTCCTGTTCATATGGTTGAAACATTGAGCAAAATTAACAAAATTACAAGAACATATATGCAAAATCAAGGCAGAGAGCCAAGTTATGCAGAGCTTTCAAAAGAATTAAATCTTGATGAGAAAAAAATAAAAAATATAATAAAAATCTCAAAAGAGCCTATTTCTTTGGAAACTCCTGTTGGAGATAGTGATGATATTTATCTAAAAGATTTTATTGAAGATGAAAATGAATATACACCGATGGATGCAGTTGTTAATGACGATTTAAAAGAAAAAGTTCGTGAAGTTTTAAAATCTTTAACTCCAAGAGAAGAAAAAGTATTAAAAATGCGTTTTGGTATAGATGTTGCTTCCGAGCATACTCTTGAAGAGGTTGGAAAAGATTTTTCCGTTACTCGTGAACGTATTCGTCAGATAGAAGTAAAAGCGTTAAGAAAATTAAGACATCCATCCAGAAGTAAACGCTTACAAAGTTTTTTTGATAAAGAATATGATATGTCAGGTTCTGACGGTATAGAATAA